CTCCCACGGTCCCACTTAACTTTAGGCCGCCTGGCTTTGCAACCTTTTTGTTAGGTCTTTTGTTCTTGTTTCATGAAGTTGCATAGATAAATCTTGGTTAATGTTTCAAGTGCCACATTTTGATTGCATATCACTTCTAACTACTACATTGTTAGTTCTATTACTCAGGCAAATTCTAATGAAGTACTGTCCCTCATTTTTACGTTTCTACtccaccttcttcttttcccagcAGTATCCTAATCATGCTTAATATGTTATGAATGGCAGGTTCAAGGAAATCATTGCTAAATGTGTTTCAGGATGGTAACTGCCATCCCAAGATGGCAATGGTGATTGATGACCGCTTAAAGGTCTGGGAAGACAGGGATCAACCACGAGTGCATGTAGTTCCTCCATTTACCCCATATTTTGCTCCTCAGGCTGAGGTATTACATCATCAATTCATTATTCTCTTCTGGATAGTCATTCGttattttagtaaaatattAGTAAAGTAAAATTCTACTGAACTTCTTTTGGTGTCTAAATGTCATTACGTCAGTCAGACTGATTTGCATGAGTAATGGGAAGACAGTCAATCAATTAATGGTTGTTATTTTATATGACGTCCAGACCTTCTTTGCTACCGGGAATCTCACCAATAAAATGGGAATCAAATTGCCATTTCCTTTCTTGGCACATCTGGTCAATTTGAATGAGGTGGACGGAAATCAAAacttgaaaggaaaatttctaTGTATTATGTTTTAATAacaggagggaaaaaaagtaatgTCATAAATAGACCATTAAATAGGGCTCGCATTTGGCAACATTTTCATGGAGAAAATTTGGAAGGGTAACTTGCTTATATGTTTACACTAATATGTACtgtaaaaagatatattcaaaTATGTAAGTGTTGCCAAATGCAGTGATATTCaaattatttaccattttgatTTGTATGATTCATTCCGATTCCTTTTATCTTATTTCAATTGCTTCATTCGTATTAATGAAAGGAGTCTGAAGTGATGTATGAACGATGATAAAGGCCAGTGGCTTTAGTTATATAGATTGttccaaaaatttcaatttattggcTTTTTTGGGCATATTGTTGAGGTTTCATTTATGAAATAGTGTTCCCTATGAATAACATTGATGAAAGTATGAATACacatttctttttgggtttttatcAGACTGCACATGCTGTCCCAGTCCTTTGTGTGGCGAGAAATGTAGCGTGCAATGTCAGGGGTTACTTTTTCAAGTAAGTTTCTAGATTTCAGTCAAACTGTATAAAGCCGTTCATAGCAAAAGATTAGATTTAAGTTGCATTCTGATCTTGTGTCTGATTGAGATATGATATTTCTTGTCTAGGGAGTTTGATGAAAACCTATTAAGGAAAATCTCTGAAGTATTTTATGAAGATGAGGTGGTCACTTTACCCCATGCCCCTGATGTGAGCAATTACTTGATGTCAGAGGTATTTAAAACTGACGTTTTCAGTATGGACTATTGGAGAAACCTGAAGGTCTGTTTAAAGTTCTCATCAATCGTGATCATCTGTCCTTAATGTTAGGACTCTGGATTTGTACCTAATGGCGCTGCAAACGCTCCATTTGCTGATGGAATGCATGGGGCAGAAATTGATAAAAGACTTAATCCTCCGGTAACTCGTGATATATGCTCTGTTCAACTTTTCTGCTTATTCATTCAGCCGATTCTGGAATTTTGCCGTACTGATTTTATTATGAACAAGGCCGACTTACCTttataatttgtttattttaggGTGAAAAGCATGCTGTTGATGTGGGTGGCATCCCTGTAAAAGAGATTCCTGATGTTAAATCTGAAACATCCCAGCCAACAATTACTATAATTCCAAACACCGTTGGTCCCAATGCTTCAAGATCACTCATGCCATCTCAGAGTATGATCTTCCACTGTTAGGAATATATGTGTACCCAGGAGTCTGTACATGATATGTGTGTACAAGCATGCAATCTTCCTTGATGATACGGATTTTTAtgttaccatttttttttttttttgtagaaccTGGTTTGCTTGGTAATCCTGCTAGACAAGATTTCAGCCTTCCGGATCGGGAACATGACTTGAAAAGGAGAATTCTTACTATGAAGCTTGGTCCAGACTTGAAGAGTCAGGGCTCAGGTGAGCCCCCCCTCCTAACTAGACCACCAATGCAGTTACCTACTACCAATATCCAACCACATGGAGGATTGCCTGTGGAAGAAGACTCAAGCAAAGGACTTATAAACTGTAGAGGTTCTGGCTTTTCTCAAGAATCTGATTCACTGAAGTTCGACAAGCAGAGAGCTCATCAAAATCAGCTTGGTCACAATCTTTCAAGTGTTAGTACCTCTGGTGTGCTCTCTAACACATCTCAAGTGAAGGCAGAAGAGGTTTGTTTGTAACTTATGTCTAGAGTTTAAGATCACAAGTTGCTTCTAGTCTTGACCTTAGTTCCCATTTCACCAGGGGTGGTCTGGATCTGATCAGAAAAAGCTAAAATTGTCTTCTGGAAGTCAGCAATCTGGTATAGAACTTTTTCCAACTTCCTTTCTGGTTAATAGTAATATGCTAGTTTTTCTGTTGAGtctccttttattttatatcaAGTTGTCTAATTTGCCACGTAACTGTATTTTGTATCTATAAAGAGGTCTAGATGTTTCTTTTTTGACCATTGGTCTAGATGTTATGTTTAAGTTAGCCTTTCCAGCATCCCTTCATGTCACTCATGATTTAGGCAGAAATGCTGTAAGGTGTGTCATGGTTTAAACATATGTTAGTGCATTTCTTaaagttttgttaatttagaCCATTATTATTGTCACTGATGGATTGGGATGAAACTTTGAAAGGCTACCAAGGGTGATATTTCTGTTTTCTCATTTCCAAGCAGTATTATTGACTGGGTGATATCTGGTGCAGAGATTGGTTTACCTCAAAATCGGAGTGGTCCTAATGACAGAGATATTCATGCTGATTCTGGAAAAGAGAACTTGCTACAATTGTCATTGTCTATTGCAGTGCTACAAGAGATTGGACGGAGATGCAGTTCAAAGGTGAGCTTAATTTGTATCCATCTTCCTTGATATTTGAACTCAatcctcctctttttttgggATTTCAACATAGTTTCCCCTTCAGGTAGAGTTCAGGACGATCTTGAGCACCAGTAAGGATTTGCAGTTTTCTGTTGAGGTCAGTGATTTTATAATCCTATCTTTTTCTCGGAACAATATCCTTTACTATATGCATTATTTATTTGCTCCCACATTTGTGTGATGCATTCTATGGATCTCTCTTACCTTATTTTAGCAAAAAGAATCAGCATTTGGATGTTTATATGGCAAGCACTTGAAATATATGCTCTCTTGTGTGCTTGGACAGATATGTATTTTCCTGTGACATTGCCCCCATTGTTTTAATGTAGTTCTAGAGCTTGACAAACTCATTGCAGTTGTCTATGTCGCTTCTTTCTCACAGGTCTTATTTACTGGTGAGAAGATAGGTGTTGGAATGGGTAAAACGAGGAAGGATGCTCAACAACAAGCTGCCCTAAATGCTCTTCACAGCTTGGCAGGTAGCTAGCTTCTTTATTGGGCCTTCAATATATGATTAGTAGATAATTCTATTGTTTTTCTTAGGGCAATAGGAGTATGGATATTGTTGCCTTggaggatgaatttgaaatgagagaCTCGCTGCTATACATTACTACTTTGGTGTGTTTTTGTTGTCTATGTAGAAGGTTTCTGGGGCTATGGGACTATCTTACTAATGCTGTGTAAGTTTAAACTGACTATGTTGTAACTAGATTGTCTATAATACTTGATCAAATTGCAGAGAAGTATGTCACTTATGCCAGGGGCCATTCACAAGAAGTTGACAAAAATCTCAATAAGATCTctcaagggaaagaaaatggtTTTCTGTGGGATGTCGTCAGTCCTGGGTCGCATGAACCACCAAGAGAAGACGAGTTTGCTAAAGAGGGCGATACTGAAGCACGATCATCTTGATGCTTAGAAATGTTAATTGCTCTCTCTCCTTAAAAGGAGTTGGTGATGCTTGTAATTAGATAAGGTTACCTGGGCAGGAAACTGAGAAATTTTAACCTGAGGATCAGTGTTCGTCTTTTCCTGATTATGGAGCTAAGATCTGAAAGAAAGCAAGCTGGCTTCATGCCTCCCAATGTTGACCTGGCTATGTTTACTGCTGGTTCTGTGGTAAGTCCGTGTTCTGTCTCTAGACACTAGTCTCTACTTTTAATGATCCGTTTAATGCTGCTATCCTGTTATCCGGGCATGCTGTGTCTGATTTCCATGCTGAAGTAGAAAAATGGCTGTGCATTTTCTCCACTTATAAAACTGTTCTGGTGGCTAGGACTGGCAATTTCAGACAGGATCTGTAATGTGAAAGGTTGCCGAACTATTGCCAGTCCTAACTATCAAAGCAGGTATGAGAACTTTGAAGAGCAGGACCTCATTCATTCTCCTGCAAATATTCCCATCTCTGTAAGGTGCATGTTGCGGTTTTACAAAGGGGTGTACTATGGGTGAGTTGTCATGGTTCACGTTGACAACCAATTGAATGTTTTTTTTCTCCAGTCATGAGAATCATGTTGACTAGTTTTCCGCAGATTGATTTGTGCTCATTGTTGCTCCTTTCTACTCTGCTTAGGCATGGTCCATCATGATTCTCCTTGTTGCTCCTTTCACTGAAACTCAACCATTTGGGAAGATATTCTCCTTAAATTGAGGGCTCAAAcgaattgatggaaaatatttttactaacAAAAATGTTTTATAAGTTATTAAGAATGAAAACTATTTCCAGTGACTAATTTCTTTAAGCCATACATGTaatcattttcaggaaaatgttttgaaatgcCTTCCTTCACTTTATTGGACAACATAGACCTTTTTGTTGATAAATCTGATTTGCTTCAGTTTTCTTGATCTTGTCCAGGCTGCATGATTCCTTCCAACACCAAGCATATACCCAAGGACTGGGAGCTCCCGAGTGGGGCAAAGCTATCCCCCTTGTGGCAACAGATGCAATAATAGCATATCACAATGTGATCGGGAGAGGCGGAACTGATGCTGGGTGCAAAGCCTAATACTTGACATGTCTACTTGTCGCAGCAGCCTGGATCTTTCAGAAGCCTTGCAAAATTGGATAAGGTCGCCATCCAATTGTGGATCCTTGTGGAATCTGTATCCTGCAATATCTTGATTCTCGGTTTAAGTGAGGAAAACGGCAGTAACTCAATTGTAGTGGGCAAATTCTTTTTGTATTACGGTCTTAGGAAAGGTGGTTCTATATTCCTTTATTTTGTCACTTTGATGTATATAGATAGAATacaattttcaagttcttcaatatGCTGTCTAGATATTTCCATCTCTGTTTTATCTGCTACGCGGACTTCTCGCTGGTCCAACTGATTGTGGTGTCGCATTTATCGAGAATTCATGTTCCGCTggttattttctctcttgacaCTACTCCTGAGACATTTTAAGCGCATGATCGAACCGGAGTTCTTGGTCGTGGTCTTAGTAGAGATCCTACCATGATAGCAAGTGACTCGCGGCAAGCAGTGAGGAGCTTTACAGCGCTTGCTGAACTGGCCTCTTATGGATTCACGCTTTCCTGCTTTCCTTTTCAGCAAAAGCGGACCCCAAACAAGTTCGGTAAACTAGTTTAGCGGTGATACCACCCGTGATCTTTGTTTTTAGGGGTCAAACTTCTTcctgctcatcttcttccaagCTGGCCATTGCGACAGGGCTTGTGTATGTTTTAGCCACCGTAACGAATTTGGGAGAAGGCTTTGAGTTAATTAGAGTCTCCTATCTGTATTTGTTGATGGACCACTCTAATCGAAGTACATGAACTCTCAGGTCTACCTTAAAATTACATTTGATAGTCAGGATAAAAGTCAGGATATCTAATGATTTTTGCTCAAAATATGACAAGGTCGGATTCTACGAAGAAAGttagaaaaagataaatgaattcAGATAAAGATAAATGAATTCCTAATATTTAAATAACGAAATACGAAGAAAGTTCGATAAAGATAAATGAATTCGGATAAATATAAATGAATTCCTAATATTTAAACAACGAAATGCACAATTTTGTGAGCTATATATAATTGGCACAAATACCTATTTCAGAACCATTTCATTTGTGCCATGTAGTGATTTTCTCAAACTAGGAAAAAGAAATCCTAGCGACACTcaccactctctctcccttctatCTCACATTGCACTGCTTGCATGCCTTAGCCTATGGGTGCCACTTGATCCTGCTATCTCTGGCATGCCAATCGCTTGACTTTGCTTAGAGTCAATGATGACCCATTTATTGATATAATTTCTTACGAAATTGATCCCCTTGGgcaattttaataatatcaaTTGTTATTCTATATTggcatttttaatttctcaaaatttagCTATGGTTAGCAAAAGACTAgggaattttcaaattatgaatCAGTTATAGAACAAATGGCCTAGGACTGCAACAAGCTGCCTCAAATTGCGGCTGACCTTGATAGACCCATAATCGAGGCAGATCAAAAGTCTTTAAGCTTGAATCAATTTGATGAAGTACTTGAGAGAGAGCCCTTGATCAAGATCTAAAGCTACAACAAACCCTATAGTTACATCATTACTTTTCTAggaaatttgattttgtttcttgGCGATGataacaaaatagaaaattaatagaaaattaaatgaatgCAGAATTGCCTAAATTTCTAAGTGAATACGCACTACGATCAAAGTGTAGGGAGAGGTTTTCCATAATTTCCTAAAGGTGAAATTTGTTAACTATTAAGTTGCTTCCAAAtatcaaccaaataaaaattactTTCAATATGAAAAGAGGATGTGAAGGATTCGAATCCTCATTTTCTggatgatttagttttaaacgTAAGTTTGGATTCTCATATTctacaaagaaataaaagtaaGAATAGGATACGACAAActagaaagaaggaaaaaaaagttgcaatcaatttttcttttgcaaaagccAAATATTTCCACTGACAATTTATCCGGCACGGGATACATACCTCCATAACTAATAGGAATACCGtatagaagggaaaaagaagaagatatttttcacgACACAAAATACAAAGTTGAGGGCGGGGTTTATCGTTTTTAGCTCAATCCATCGAACACAAACCCCGGTTCCGATCCTCGGTAAGGTTTAAGcatcgccggcggcggcggcggcggcgacgacttCAAGTATGGGCGGCGCCACCAGGTTCCTGATGCTCCTCGCCACTCCGATCCCTCCGCGCTgcccctccctcctccgcctcgctcgcctccaccaccaccgccgccatcTCCGCCACCTGTCTCCTCTCGCCTCGCTCTCTCCCCACCACCGCATCCTCAACGCTTCTACCGACCAGTCCCTTCCACTGCGAATCACGTCCTCCTCGCGACATCTTCATGCGCAGACCAACGCCGTCAGAGACGATCATTTCTCCGGCTCCGCTCATCCGTGGCCGGAGTGGTTCCGTTTCGTCAGGAGCTTGTCCGCCGGTGGCTATTTCGGTGAGGAGGGATTCGCTGCAGCGGCGGCGCGGGGGATCGGTGGCGAGGCCGAGTTCTTGGCGGGCGCGGATTTGCAGGAGGAGTTCGTCCGTGCGGCTGAGGCTGGCTTGGCCTTCGCGCGCGATCGGCCTCATCTTTTGAGGTATCGTCTGTATTAAGATTATCATATTCTTGATACTTACGTTTTGTCTAGCGATGCGTTGTATTCATGCCTGAAGTTGGTTGTATAGGGCACTCTCGAAGAGAGATATAGACGTGTTGGTCGAAAATGGTGCTCCTTTCCTGTTCAAGAACGCTGACGATTCCATCAGGAAAATGAGGGCGTTCGTGAGTGGCGACGAAGTTGGCGTAAGAACTCATTTTCACCAATCTTTTGCTTGAAATTTTGTTGTGCCGTTAGTTTAATTGCTCTTTCGTTGTTAAATATGCGGACAACATTGAAATTTATGGTACCGAATTCTGGTTGCATGCTTGGTAATTATGTTGTTGCGGTTAACGTTGGCATCTGATTTTTGGCGtgctttttcttgtttttcgtTGCACAGACTGCTGATGGCAATAAGGCGCAGACAATTGATTTGATGAGGTTTATATTGAGCTATGCCTGCAGTCCCCTCACAccagaaaaaaattacttcagTAACCAAATTTTAATTGCATCTGTACGGAATCTGCTCCAAGAGATGGCAAATTTAAGTCATACTTCTCCCTCAAACTTTGCTGGTTCTCTTGAGAGCCAGTTCTCTGGTGGATATGGACAAGTTCGTAGGCCTCGTGGGCCTAACATTGAGATGAAAAGAGGTGACTGGATCTGCCCCAGGCAAGTGCTTACTTCTCTTTGTCACTGATGAATTCTATTCTTGTCTTTCACCAATCTGTATATTCTCGTTATGATATGGCATGCAAattgaatctctctctttgacaTTTATGAGCAGGtgtaattttatgaattttgcgAGAAATATGAAGTGCCTTGAATGTGAAGAGGCACGACCAAAGGGGCATTTGACAGGCAGAGAGTGGGAGTGTCCTCAGTGAGTATTTGCCTATTGTATTTAATGAAAGGTTTTGTGGATAGATATCATTAGTATGAGTCCAAAGTACTGAAAGTagtgttttgttttttcaaatggTGGTAGATGTGATTTCTTCAATCATGGGGGGAATCAAGTATGCTTGAGATGTGAATGCAAGCGTCCCGGACAGATGTCATCCACAGTCCCCTCTGGATTTGGTTCAGGTCATGGTACTGTCGATGATGCCAATAACGTCGACATTGAGAAGAGGTTAGCTGCCAACGAAGAGAAGGCACAGAGGTGGTTCAAAAAAGTTTCACAGCTAGATAGCACTTCAGCTGTGAACAGTGCTATGACAGATGAAGATTTCCCTGAGATTATGCCACTGAGAAAAGAAGTGAATAGATTTGTTGTGAGCATGAAGAAGACGCCTCCGGATAGGAGGCTGGCCAACGCTCAAAACAGAATTAACTTGACTGCTGAGGTAACTCCAAATGTTGATGGTAACCAAATTTCAGATGCAAACAAGAGACTTGATTCGCCTTTTTCCAACTCACCATCTCCACAGCAAGGACAGCCTGGAGGAAACAATTCTGGTTATGTTGCTTTTAGGCCTTTACCTGATGATATGTTTGCCAAGAAACCTGGAATTTCTGAAACTAAGGCAGACAACACGGTGACAGGTGGGGCGGCTTCTCTTGCTTCAAATGCTGGAGATTCGGGTTCTTCTGCTTCTGAAGTCAACATCACAGGTAAATCAGGAGCTGGTATACCGCCATATCATGGGCCAGTTATCGAGATTGAGAGCCAGgataaagaaagaggaggagaagaaaaatctGAGAGATGGTTTAGGCGAATTGCAGAATTACATGATGCCCAAGATTTGCCATCTGCAGTTTCTGACCAAGACTTATCTAAGACGATGCCCGTGCATAAGGGAGAGAACCAATTTGCAGCTGGAAGGATGAAAGATCGTTCTTTGACTTCTCAGACATATAAAAGACGTGCCTCAATGGAGCGAGCAAGCAATACCAACTTTGTTCCCTTTGTCCCATTCCCACCTGGGTATTTTGCTAAAAAGGAAAACCAGCAGCCTGATGGGGAAAATGCTACTGCTAAAGCCTCTTTGGAAATGACATCAACTCTTGCATCTCCCCGAAAGTCTCCACTGGAGACAAATGATTCAAGTTCAATGCCTCCTAATGGCAATGTTCAACCAAGGGAAAACCGGCGAATTGATAGTGGGAACTGGAATACGAAACCTCCTGTAGAGAACTTAACTCAAAATAGTTCAACCATGACAAAAGGGACACATAATGTTGGGATGCTGCAGGACTTGAGTAATCCTCAGACAAGTAGCGTGAGTAGTGGAGGTGCTGGATCATTTCAAGATggtaaaaatacaaaagagacaACAAATCAGGTGAGCAGTTCACGCCAACCATCAGAAAGTTTCAATGTGAGAGAGCAGTGGAAAGGTAGGAGCTTGGAGGGTTCAGCAGTGAAAGAACCTGATCCTCTGGACATGTCAGAGGAGGCAAAGGCAGAAAGATGGTTCCGACGTGTTGCCCAGATTAAGGATATTTCAGAGCTGAGCCAAATACCAGATGAGGATTTCCCATCAATAATGCCAATGCGGAAAGGAGTGAACAGGTTTGTGGTGAGCAAGAGGAAGACACCATTAGAGAGGAGGCTGACTTCTTCTCAGTAAAGAAGGAACCTCCCTGTTGTGACCTCTGATCCTgtgaaaaatgaagaataagTGACATCGAGATTGTCCAATTGTTGTAATGCTTCATTAAATCATtacttgacaaatttttttagcTCAATAGTTTTTGGGAAAGTAATTCTTTAGATCAACAGAGTGAGCAAAAAAACAACCAGAGGCATCAGGTCTTCTTTGTAGCTCTTGAACCTTTGCCTGAAGGCACGAAGACCAGTGATGAAAGCAAGCTGCACGTGGAGAAAATAGAAAGATTGAGGTCTTGGCAACTTCATCTGGCAGGAGGAACTTTTTTAGGAAGATGGAGGGAACATGTTGATGCAGAGGTGGTGTCATTGAGGTTGCAACTCCTATGTGCCTTCGTCATGGACCTGTGAGCTGAAGCTTTGCATTGTCGTGAAGAAACCTGTCGAAGGTGATCTCAAGCAGTGCACTCTTTCTTTGTAGTCACATGGTGCTTAACCGTGATTTGGTGGTATGTTCTTCCTATGGTTTTAGGAATTATTTGATACGACGATAGGATGAGGATAGGACATCATTAACAATAGTaagtactctttttttttataggtgaAAGTACTTTTTTTTCCATAGATAATAGGAAGCATTTTGATGGTTCTTTACTTAATATATTGTAATTCAGAGATTTTATATCGCCTGATCCTCTTGGATGATGATTACAATCAAATGGAGATTATAGCCTGCCCAATAGTAAGGTTGGGAGAGAGTGACCTTTTAATTAGATAAGGGTAATGCTAAGCATGTTTAGGCACATTAACAGAAATGCCATTTTTTCCTTCAACCCCCGTTTAAATAAAACTTCCTCGAATCACTCTTCTAATTGGTGAATTACAATCGTGGACATCAGCCACGTTTACTCAAGTTAATTTTGCATGTGGGTGACGTCCACAACTAGTAACCCACCAAAATTTGTATACGTAGTTACGAAATTGGTGTACTTAATGATGTGGCACACAGCAAGTTAATATTTATCAGGTTGACCATGTTCCACCAACATAAGTCCACTACATTGCTTAATAAAGTAAATTTTGGAATTGACTAAACATAGACCTGAGGCACAACTTTAAAATCTGTTCTATGGCAAAAATTGCAAATTCGTTTTATTAATGGAGTACATTCTGTGTACAAGAGATTCGTCTTTCAATTTATATCTTAAGAAGAAGATTTTTAAGAGGAAGATCATAACCAGGTACTTTATTTGTTAGAAATCAAGTGTTATTGCTGTTGCACTTGTCACTTGTTTGACATGCTGCTGGAAATCTTCATCAGTTAAGGCTGGTGCATATATGTGAAGCCACATTGACAAACCAAGCGGTTGAATTTGATAAGAGAGGTGGTAGCTCAACGGTATGCTTCTGTAGCGTCAAGTGAATAGTGAATATAGCCAGTAATTcagaactctctctctcggggGGTGGGGGATGTCGGGTGCGGCTTGGTGGTGTGCTGTGCTTCTGGGGAGGGAGAGTTGTGCATGACTTTGAGAGTGCTAATACAGGTGACATAAAACCTATGAAATGTAACTACTAATTACTTCCAACCAACAATGGTTGTAAGCAATTGCATTTTCTTAGAACGCATAATGCTTCCTTCCCTTAGGTTTTAGTATCTGGCAGTTTAAAATGttcttgttttatttcattGCATTTAGTTCTTAGTGGATTTGTTTATGCCAATGGCAACAGCTGTCAACGGCACCCCCTGACTAAGTCTAGCAGTGAACTGATTAATACTGCATTGTACATGAGCAGATATGAGCTTATTGT
The sequence above is drawn from the Eucalyptus grandis isolate ANBG69807.140 chromosome 11, ASM1654582v1, whole genome shotgun sequence genome and encodes:
- the LOC104426381 gene encoding zinc finger protein VAR3, chloroplastic, with translation MGGATRFLMLLATPIPPRCPSLLRLARLHHHRRHLRHLSPLASLSPHHRILNASTDQSLPLRITSSSRHLHAQTNAVRDDHFSGSAHPWPEWFRFVRSLSAGGYFGEEGFAAAAARGIGGEAEFLAGADLQEEFVRAAEAGLAFARDRPHLLRALSKRDIDVLVENGAPFLFKNADDSIRKMRAFVSGDEVGTADGNKAQTIDLMRFILSYACSPLTPEKNYFSNQILIASVRNLLQEMANLSHTSPSNFAGSLESQFSGGYGQVRRPRGPNIEMKRGDWICPRCNFMNFARNMKCLECEEARPKGHLTGREWECPQCDFFNHGGNQVCLRCECKRPGQMSSTVPSGFGSGHGTVDDANNVDIEKRLAANEEKAQRWFKKVSQLDSTSAVNSAMTDEDFPEIMPLRKEVNRFVVSMKKTPPDRRLANAQNRINLTAEVTPNVDGNQISDANKRLDSPFSNSPSPQQGQPGGNNSGYVAFRPLPDDMFAKKPGISETKADNTVTGGAASLASNAGDSGSSASEVNITGKSGAGIPPYHGPVIEIESQDKERGGEEKSERWFRRIAELHDAQDLPSAVSDQDLSKTMPVHKGENQFAAGRMKDRSLTSQTYKRRASMERASNTNFVPFVPFPPGYFAKKENQQPDGENATAKASLEMTSTLASPRKSPLETNDSSSMPPNGNVQPRENRRIDSGNWNTKPPVENLTQNSSTMTKGTHNVGMLQDLSNPQTSSVSSGGAGSFQDGKNTKETTNQVSSSRQPSESFNVREQWKGRSLEGSAVKEPDPLDMSEEAKAERWFRRVAQIKDISELSQIPDEDFPSIMPMRKGVNRFVVSKRKTPLERRLTSSQ
- the LOC104426379 gene encoding RNA polymerase II C-terminal domain phosphatase-like 2, with amino-acid sequence MSRLAFKSVVYHGDVRLGELDAVPANGHSFQFPNNEIRIHRISPISERCPPLSILQTVSSFSVRCKLESSSPVEQANLINLHASCFYEFKTAVVLLGEEEIHLVAMPSKQKKFPCFWCFSVPLGLYESSLGLLNLRCLSIVFDLDETLIVANTMKSFEDRIEALRSWIARETDLVRMAGMSTEMKRYTDDRALLKQYADNDCVMDNGKMYKVQMEEVPQLSDSHEKIVRPVIRLQERNTVLTRINPEIRDTSVLVRLRPAWDDLRSYLTAKGRKRFEVYVCTMAERDYALEMWRLLDPEAHLINSKQLLNRVVCVKSGSRKSLLNVFQDGNCHPKMAMVIDDRLKVWEDRDQPRVHVVPPFTPYFAPQAETAHAVPVLCVARNVACNVRGYFFKEFDENLLRKISEVFYEDEVVTLPHAPDVSNYLMSEDSGFVPNGAANAPFADGMHGAEIDKRLNPPGEKHAVDVGGIPVKEIPDVKSETSQPTITIIPNTVGPNASRSLMPSQKPGLLGNPARQDFSLPDREHDLKRRILTMKLGPDLKSQGSGEPPLLTRPPMQLPTTNIQPHGGLPVEEDSSKGLINCRGSGFSQESDSLKFDKQRAHQNQLGHNLSSVSTSGVLSNTSQVKAEEGWSGSDQKKLKLSSGSQQSEIGLPQNRSGPNDRDIHADSGKENLLQLSLSIAVLQEIGRRCSSKVEFRTILSTSKDLQFSVEVLFTGEKIGVGMGKTRKDAQQQAALNALHSLAEKYVTYARGHSQEVDKNLNKISQGKENGFLWDVVSPGSHEPPREDEFAKEGDTEARSS